The DNA sequence cATACATGCATAAATGAGTTAATCTGAAGACACTTCACTGAACAAGGCTGAGACTATCTAGATTTCCCTAATTTTTTATGAAGTTCAAGAAGCATAAGAAACAATAATactgtttttatcttttaccATGGTATATAAAAGATCCAAAAAGGACCACTGGTGTCTTCCTGTTCCCTGGCCCTGAACACTCTCACCAGCTACCTTGACGGCCACCAAACTTTCTTGAATGTTTTTTCCATCATGTGTCAACAGCTTGCTAGTGTATGTCACTGCATCAGCAGGCTTAAAGGACGATATCACCATTGTATTGTTCTCCAGTAGTGTGACCCTGCCTTTGTACTGATTGTCTATAGTTTCATTTTGACCACTGAATGGAAATATGTTTATCCTGCCACTGGGTATATCTCTGAAGACAAAATATCTTCCTGGAACTCCGAACACGACAGCATAGAGCTCTGGACACCTCGGGTCGCTGCAGTAGTACTCCCAGTGCAGTCGAAGCTCTTGCCCCAGGACAGCATATGAAGGGTTTGGTGGAGTTTTGGTGTAGTAGAATGTAGACTCTGTAGATTATATAAAACAGTTGGTGGTTAAAGTAAAGGCTAGCAAGTGAAACAtaccattttattatttttattattttatcaagAATGATAATTGGATTAACTACTGTTAAAATTTATCAACCATGGAgatgtaaaaataataaaaaaataataatcccCAAAAAAATTTTGGTAAAAAGAAGTAAATATATCAATATGCATAGTTCAATGTATTATGATTAGATGTATACCTTTTATACTTTTGCAAGGAAATTATAAATCTGTTCGTTATTTTCACAAAATAACCGGAAGCTCTAAACCAAAAGCGTCCAAGCTAGCTAAAAACACTCTGTATAATACcgaaagaaataataattataatttgtAAAAATCTTACCTGAAGTAGTCACGAATGCGCTGATGGTGATGAACAATACGATCAGTAATAAAGACCGGTGCATTTTCTATGTTAACGCGTAGATCCTGTAAAATGCCTTTTGTACAGTTTCCAGTGGCTTGCTAGCAGATGCGAATGGCAACAATCCGTGTTTGACGATAAAGTTGATGGCTCCGAAGATTTTACACCGAAACCACAAAGTCGTTTCCACAACGATAAAGAAATCAATTTTCTTCTAAATGTTCCTGTATATCGATACCAACACTCGAGAATTGTCAATTTACGATGAAGTTAATGCTCTTGCTAATGCTGCCATTAGTACGAAAAGGTGATGGATAAAATTGATCCCATAAGCTTCCGGGAAGCTACTCGAGCCATGCTCAACCGGAACCGGAAATGCATACGAAAGCGACTGAAACCCAAATATAGGCCGAACGTTTGACACACCTACTAAAAGGAAATTGTTTCTTGCTCTCAgccgaaaagaaaatatttaaaatcatCAGATAAAATAGCTTTCACGTTTGCTTTGATAATAAATAGAGATGTCACGCTCAGGTCATGAGCGACACTGGCAATTAATTTAGTTTCCAAACGTAAAATCTGATTGAAGATAAACAGTGTCTGATACGGTGTGGAGTGTTCAGTGTTCAAGAATTCCACATTTTCTTGAGGGCTACCACTAGTTCCTGGTGAGTACACGGGATTTTATAGTGAGACATTAAAGCATTTTGGTCTCGAAAAATTCGAACAACGAGCAGATCGAATTTTCTTTACACAAGAATTTTCAAAGAGTTATTTTTCTCAACGCCGATCATCCAAATCGCCTAAACTGCTAGCACTATTCGTGATTTGTGTTCGGGGGCCCTTGTTGTGATTGGATTATTATTGACTTAATGCCAATGACgaataaaaaacatttatttctaCTTTCTTCGTTCCAAATCTGCCGCAGCAGGTTTTATCAAGAGAAGCGAAATACTAACTTTTCGTAGCTGAGCAAGGACTGAACTGATCAAAAAAGGGTAATTATGTCCAGTTTACGTGAAAGAGCATGCTGTtttacccctacccccccccccccccccccctatttctaGCTTAGAATGCGCTAGAGCAAACCCCcaacccaaaaaaataaatcacgGGTCTAGGCGTTTTTAGTGCCATTGATTATAAAATTTGTAAGAAGCATACAAAATTATGCAAACAAAAAATTCATTGAAGGGTCGCCTTTCTAACAGCCTAGCAGTAGTAGtgttttggcgcagctggcgcaaaATTTGATCGTCCGCGCAAAAGTTTTTTTGATCGCCATTTTCCATTTAATCATTTTTCATTTAATCATTTTTCATTTAATCATTTTTCATTTGATCATTTttcatttaattatttttcatttaatcatttttcatttaatcatttttcatttgatcatttttcatttaatcatttttcatttgatcatttttcatttcaatcatttttcatttcaatcatttttcattttgtcacgtgacagccacacccacctgtcaatcattttgtcacgtgacgcaGCTGGCGCAAAATTTGATCGATCGCGCAAAAGTTTTTTTGATCGCGgtctgcgcatgcgcgcgGGCGTCCTGCTCCGTCTTATCAGCGTGCGCGAGTTTGCTAAAGATCTCTTTCAAGGCTTGGCGGGGGTGTGCGGAGACTTTAGACCCCACCTggggggagctcgagggggcTAGCCTCTCGACTTCACATCTAAAAATTTTTTGAAAAGTGGCTTAAAGACATGAACAGTTTAATAAAATGGAGGAACAAACGGTTGAACGTATGGTTGAAGATcagtcaccaccaccatataaTATCCCCGGCGGACCGGTACCCAGGATTAACGTCCCCACCCTCACGCCGGAATTTGCACTGTTTGACCGAGCCCTCACCGAATACGAGACTAGTAGAGCCTCCTTGGGAGACGAGGATAGTAGTAACACCCTTTGCAATCATGACGACCTAGTCACAGAAGACGGGGTCACTAGTTGCTTAGAGTGCGGGGAACAGATGCAGCGTGTGATCGCGCACGAAAGGGAATGGGGTTTTTACGGACATTCCGACGGCAAACGGTCTTCGAATCCAAGTCGGGTCCAGATACGTAGGTCTGAGGATAGAAATATTGACAAGGATGTGGAGAATATGGGTTTTAGTGGGGTGATTGTAGCCAAAGCTAACGAGATATACACTCAGGTGACGAAAGGCCAGATTTTTCGCGGCGACCCACGGAAGGCGATCGTCTTTGCGTGTATCTACTATGCCTACAAGATGTCCGGTAAGTGTCAGACACCGAAAACCTTAATGGAAACTTTTGGATTGAGCAGGAAGAGTTGCCTTAAGGGTCTAAAAATCTTTAGTGTTAACGTGCCTAAAGATTACTTA is a window from the Nematostella vectensis chromosome 9, jaNemVect1.1, whole genome shotgun sequence genome containing:
- the LOC5516755 gene encoding hemolin, which translates into the protein MHRSLLLIVLFITISAFVTTSESTFYYTKTPPNPSYAVLGQELRLHWEYYCSDPRCPELYAVVFGVPGRYFVFRDIPSGRINIFPFSGQNETIDNQYKGRVTLLENNTMVISSFKPADAVTYTSKLLTHDGKNIQESLVAVKVAVAPKLNKSPPDKIIKLKEGESIRLDCTASGTPAPKVTWRKNGLILSNQSN
- the LOC125572431 gene encoding transcription initiation factor IIB-like, giving the protein MEEQTVERMVEDQSPPPYNIPGGPVPRINVPTLTPEFALFDRALTEYETSRASLGDEDSSNTLCNHDDLVTEDGVTSCLECGEQMQRVIAHEREWGFYGHSDGKRSSNPSRVQIRRSEDRNIDKDVENMGFSGVIVAKANEIYTQVTKGQIFRGDPRKAIVFACIYYAYKMSGKCQTPKTLMETFGLSRKSCLKGLKIFSVNVPKDYLLHGASPTVVDHIHDVMGEFSASLAQKEEVVRLYYKTKNRSSKLNRARPQSFAAALTYYWIRQKKIDITLKKFSERAGISELTIGRKAKEVATVMGTPDVV